The Halobacteriovoraceae bacterium genome includes a region encoding these proteins:
- a CDS encoding succinylglutamate desuccinylase/aspartoacylase family protein has translation MRRLQFCLIFLFSFTGVFAQEQFTQKNNSKSDDISSIHSSCMKGLKSFPKKFDEERIRSLCTQVQVLDGCYSQTNKSPIFHFEKVSQLNRPLKILTFALIHGNEPEGGTLARKWMDRLQSINPRSTWRIVPLLNPDGHQANTRTNSRGVDLNRNFPTDKFNPRAIDFWKKSYKGHESKYPGPAGASEQETKCAISHIEDFVPDFIISLHTPFGILDFDGPTFKFPRFEKMPWRRLGNYPGSLGRYMWRERKVPVLTIELKGDEVIQSFSQIDTLQDISGLVALMSQQILEKKSEKNSDSKKSKTN, from the coding sequence ATGCGTAGATTACAATTTTGTTTAATCTTTTTGTTTTCATTTACGGGTGTATTTGCCCAAGAGCAATTTACACAAAAAAATAACTCTAAAAGTGATGATATTAGTTCAATTCATTCTTCTTGCATGAAAGGATTGAAAAGTTTTCCAAAAAAATTCGATGAGGAAAGAATAAGAAGTCTTTGTACCCAAGTGCAAGTTTTAGATGGTTGTTATTCACAAACTAATAAAAGTCCAATTTTTCATTTCGAAAAAGTATCTCAACTCAATAGACCTTTAAAGATTCTAACTTTCGCCCTCATTCACGGAAATGAGCCTGAAGGTGGCACCTTGGCCAGAAAGTGGATGGATAGACTACAGTCGATTAATCCTCGTAGTACATGGAGGATTGTTCCTCTACTTAATCCAGACGGACACCAAGCAAACACGAGAACCAATTCAAGAGGTGTAGACCTTAACCGAAATTTTCCAACCGATAAATTTAACCCTAGAGCGATAGATTTTTGGAAAAAGAGTTATAAAGGACATGAAAGTAAATATCCAGGACCTGCAGGAGCTTCGGAGCAAGAAACAAAGTGCGCTATTTCACATATTGAAGATTTTGTTCCTGACTTTATCATTTCCTTGCATACCCCTTTTGGAATTCTAGATTTCGATGGCCCAACTTTTAAATTTCCTAGGTTTGAGAAAATGCCTTGGAGACGCCTAGGTAACTACCCTGGTAGCCTTGGAAGATATATGTGGCGCGAAAGAAAAGTTCCCGTTTTAACCATTGAACTTAAGGGAGATGAAGTTATCCAAAGTTTTTCGCAAATTGATACTTTGCAAGATATTTCAGGCCTGGTCGCTTTGATGAGTCAACAAATCCTCGAGAAAAAAAGTGAGAAAAACTCAGACAGTAAAAAAAGTAAAACTAACTGA
- the priA gene encoding primosomal protein N', whose amino-acid sequence MNFCKVAVDFPVRQSVLTYSIESDKELSVGKVVEVPLGRRNALGVVLETFQEDEKYSQQTDFKVKNILKNEIEGSFDLSEKEIELYSWMSKYYHYSLGQLVFDCLPKFMKRPKDVKFFSGQGEEFPFQLNHLQKNYFDTISNQLKDGFNKFLIHGVTGSGKTAIYLKLINKVLKEGKSVIFLLPEINLTPQFISTLLRHTLGEILPYHSALSNSEKYRVWDKLKKENGPFVVLGMRSSVFLPVENLGLIIVDEEHDQSFKQTDRCTYNGRDVAIKKAQIFKIPIVLGSATPSLESFYSFNCQNKENYFSLPNRVSTGKLPNIELIDAREKSVNELIWPFHDKSIEAISEALKKEEQVLVFVGRLGYASYVQCHGCGYRFLDPNSDTLLRYFKEKRELVSAYSDYKISVPESCPECGNLHLIQKGFGTEKVAEILQYVFKDSKVDRFDRDEIKNHDQLVKKLRDFNNGEIDILVGTQMLSKGHNFEKVNLVIVLGIDSILNFPDFRAIEKGYQLLKQVSGRSGRFGHHSKVLIQTLNPENKIFEYLTAHDFDQFYHDELKIRELVDYPPFSRLIAFFITSRFRDKLMAEAISMKNKLENVCRKELLPIQVLGPSPCMIEKKANRFTWIILLKSNNLEMLHRMTEFFLMHYKLPSDFSLKVDTDPQLSL is encoded by the coding sequence ATGAACTTTTGCAAAGTGGCAGTGGATTTTCCTGTACGACAGTCAGTTTTAACCTATTCAATTGAGTCAGATAAAGAATTATCAGTTGGCAAAGTTGTTGAAGTGCCTCTAGGAAGAAGAAATGCTTTAGGTGTTGTGCTTGAGACGTTTCAGGAGGATGAAAAATATTCGCAACAAACAGATTTTAAAGTCAAAAACATTTTAAAAAATGAAATCGAGGGATCATTTGATTTATCAGAAAAAGAAATTGAACTTTATTCTTGGATGTCAAAATATTATCATTACTCTTTAGGACAACTTGTATTCGATTGTTTACCTAAATTTATGAAAAGACCAAAGGATGTAAAATTCTTTTCAGGTCAAGGGGAAGAATTTCCATTCCAATTAAATCATCTCCAAAAAAATTATTTCGATACTATTTCAAATCAGCTGAAAGATGGTTTTAACAAATTTCTTATACATGGTGTAACTGGAAGTGGAAAAACCGCAATCTATCTCAAATTGATAAATAAAGTTCTAAAGGAAGGTAAGTCAGTTATTTTTTTATTACCTGAGATAAACTTGACACCTCAATTTATTTCAACTTTGTTAAGACATACTCTTGGCGAGATTTTGCCCTATCATAGTGCACTTTCAAATTCTGAAAAATACCGTGTATGGGACAAACTAAAAAAAGAAAATGGTCCCTTTGTCGTGTTGGGAATGAGATCGAGTGTATTTTTACCGGTTGAAAATTTGGGACTCATAATTGTTGATGAAGAACATGATCAAAGTTTCAAACAAACTGATAGATGTACTTATAATGGGAGAGATGTTGCGATAAAGAAGGCCCAAATATTTAAAATTCCAATTGTTTTGGGATCTGCAACGCCATCCCTAGAAAGTTTTTATTCCTTTAACTGTCAAAACAAAGAAAATTATTTTTCTCTCCCAAATAGAGTTTCTACTGGAAAACTTCCAAATATTGAATTGATCGATGCAAGAGAAAAATCAGTAAACGAACTGATCTGGCCTTTTCATGATAAAAGTATAGAAGCTATTTCAGAAGCTTTAAAGAAAGAAGAGCAGGTTCTCGTTTTTGTAGGAAGACTAGGCTATGCATCCTATGTACAATGTCATGGATGTGGTTATAGATTTTTAGATCCGAATTCAGACACTTTACTAAGATACTTCAAAGAAAAAAGAGAGCTTGTTTCTGCCTATAGTGATTATAAAATTTCAGTACCTGAATCATGTCCAGAATGCGGAAATTTACATCTCATTCAAAAGGGTTTTGGGACAGAAAAGGTTGCTGAAATATTACAATATGTTTTTAAAGATTCTAAAGTTGATCGTTTTGATCGTGATGAAATCAAGAATCATGATCAATTAGTTAAAAAGTTAAGAGATTTTAACAACGGAGAAATTGATATTCTTGTTGGCACTCAAATGTTATCTAAAGGACATAATTTTGAAAAAGTGAATCTTGTTATTGTGTTGGGAATTGATTCAATTCTAAACTTTCCAGACTTTAGAGCGATTGAGAAAGGTTATCAACTCTTAAAGCAAGTATCGGGAAGATCAGGACGCTTTGGACATCATTCAAAAGTTTTAATACAGACACTTAATCCTGAGAACAAAATATTTGAATATCTTACGGCCCATGATTTTGATCAATTTTATCATGATGAATTAAAAATACGTGAATTAGTAGACTATCCTCCCTTTTCTCGATTGATTGCATTTTTCATCACATCCAGATTTAGAGATAAACTTATGGCCGAGGCCATTTCAATGAAAAACAAATTAGAAAATGTTTGTAGAAAAGAATTATTACCAATTCAAGTATTAGGCCCTTCTCCATGTATGATTGAAAAAAAAGCAAATCGCTTTACCTGGATTATTCTTTTAAAATCGAACAACTTAGAGATGTTGCACAGAATGACGGAATTCTTTTTGATGCATTATAAATTACCCAGTGATTTTTCTTTAAAAGTAGATACTGATCCGCAGCTAAGTTTGTAA
- a CDS encoding HD domain-containing protein, giving the protein MNFFSVSSHLINVECELDYDLYINSSALKTKEKFIRIFPKGEFLSVDDLTTFVGKYNRIYIPEEQRGDYLQSLVSNDQASVMAKTEVIKDSAIHYLSDIFSEDREFNTEVLCDTLVGCRESVECMVDVLHDYNINQIQELIGELSFHDFYTFDHSINVAMYCISMYKTWKPKASKDELVTAGLGGLLHDLGKIKIPTRILNNPGRLEEDDQKIVNKHPIMGAELLDDKMSKMVGMDFAAVRRVILEHHENWNGTGYPQKIKGEDIHFLARITAIADFFDAVTTKRSYHDAMSTDEALALMEKTSGKKIDPKLFDLLVKNVRKVITKTQTRKRLPDDFDGGRPYEQLPFIEEKANIISSDFTKSEDNAKDHGRVQMTGQIKKAQ; this is encoded by the coding sequence ATGAACTTTTTTTCAGTGAGCTCCCATCTCATAAATGTGGAGTGTGAATTAGACTATGATCTCTATATAAATTCTTCTGCCTTAAAAACTAAGGAGAAATTTATTCGAATTTTTCCTAAGGGTGAATTTTTAAGTGTTGATGACCTTACTACATTTGTTGGAAAATACAATCGTATCTATATTCCAGAGGAACAAAGAGGAGATTATTTACAATCTCTAGTTTCAAATGATCAGGCCAGTGTCATGGCCAAAACTGAAGTTATTAAGGATTCTGCAATTCATTATCTATCGGACATTTTTAGCGAAGATAGAGAATTTAATACAGAAGTACTTTGCGATACGCTTGTTGGATGTCGAGAATCTGTTGAGTGCATGGTAGATGTATTACACGACTATAATATTAATCAAATTCAGGAATTAATAGGTGAATTGAGCTTTCATGATTTTTATACATTTGATCATTCAATCAATGTCGCGATGTATTGTATTTCAATGTATAAAACATGGAAACCAAAAGCTTCTAAAGATGAACTCGTTACGGCCGGACTTGGAGGTTTACTTCATGACTTAGGTAAAATTAAAATTCCTACAAGAATATTAAATAATCCAGGAAGATTAGAAGAAGATGACCAAAAAATTGTAAATAAACATCCAATAATGGGGGCAGAGCTTTTGGATGATAAAATGTCAAAGATGGTTGGAATGGATTTTGCTGCAGTTAGGAGAGTTATTCTAGAACATCATGAAAATTGGAATGGAACCGGTTATCCTCAAAAAATTAAAGGAGAGGATATACATTTTCTGGCCAGAATAACTGCAATTGCAGATTTTTTTGATGCTGTAACCACTAAAAGATCTTATCACGATGCAATGTCTACAGATGAGGCATTGGCGCTTATGGAAAAAACATCCGGAAAAAAAATTGATCCTAAATTATTTGATTTACTTGTAAAAAATGTCCGAAAAGTTATCACCAAAACACAAACAAGAAAAAGGCTTCCAGATGACTTTGATGGTGGCAGACCCTATGAACAATTACCATTTATTGAGGAAAAGGCCAATATTATTAGTTCTGACTTCACAAAATCGGAAGATAATGCAAAGGACCATGGGCGTGTTCAAATGACCGGGCAAATTAAAAAGGCCCAATAA